In Prochlorococcus marinus str. MIT 1214, one DNA window encodes the following:
- the pyrF gene encoding orotidine-5'-phosphate decarboxylase, with the protein MKKYNNPSEKIIIALDGMDRNNVFNLLEKIPEITWVKVGLELFVREGPDILSILRDQGKKIFLDLKFHDIPSTVARACYAASQTGAEFISLHTCAGVKALKMANEAAQEGASKVNLMPPKLLGITILTSWTYESFASDLLINQSIEQRVLHLAEIASNSGLGGCVCSPREVQSLREMHPETFELITPGIRLLGSDINDQSRVTDASEALKLGASKLVIGRAITQSNDPSYMFKSFCDKVSI; encoded by the coding sequence ATGAAAAAATATAATAATCCAAGTGAAAAAATAATTATTGCCTTAGATGGCATGGATAGGAATAATGTTTTCAATCTTCTGGAAAAAATACCTGAAATTACCTGGGTCAAAGTTGGACTTGAATTATTTGTTAGGGAAGGGCCAGATATATTGTCAATCTTAAGAGATCAGGGAAAAAAAATATTTTTAGATCTTAAATTTCATGATATACCTTCAACAGTTGCTAGAGCTTGTTACGCAGCTTCCCAAACTGGTGCTGAATTTATTTCTTTACATACTTGTGCTGGAGTGAAGGCTCTAAAGATGGCTAATGAAGCTGCGCAGGAAGGAGCCTCTAAAGTGAATTTAATGCCGCCAAAACTTTTAGGAATTACTATCTTGACTAGTTGGACTTACGAAAGTTTTGCTAGCGATCTATTGATTAATCAATCAATAGAGCAACGTGTTTTGCACCTGGCAGAGATTGCTTCTAATTCTGGTTTAGGAGGATGTGTCTGTAGCCCTAGGGAGGTTCAATCTCTTCGTGAGATGCACCCTGAGACGTTTGAGTTGATAACTCCTGGAATCCGGTTATTGGGTTCAGACATTAACGATCAATCGAGGGTCACTGATGCATCCGAAGCTCTTAAGTTGGGGGCATCAAAGTTAGTTATCGGGAGAGCAATTACCCAATCAAATGATCCTTCTTATATGTTCAAAAGTTTTTGCGATAAAGTTAGTATTTGA
- the tyrS gene encoding tyrosine--tRNA ligase — protein MLDIFNELPDWISRGLDDLFPYKKSEDSDQSFIKRLELASIEKNPLRVKLGIDPTGTNIHIGHSILFRKLRAFQDAGHTAVLIIGDFTARIGDPTGKSKTRIQLSKDVVESNALNYLEQLGLGKEPKDSLLDFSTPGRLEIRRNSEWLENLNFSKVIELLSNSTVGQMLAKEDFSNRYKAGTSISLHEFLYPLLQGYDSVAIKSDLELGGTDQKFNIAMGRDLQRAYGQKPQFGMLLPILVGLDGTQKMSKSLDNIVGINEDSLSMYSKLEKVPDNLVFSYLNLLTNENLKNLSSNPREMQKFMALKITSNFHGIEAAKKAQCNAEKLVLGTQDSLDQIPEASISNVNFPAKAFYLFSKLEMCSSSSEARRQILGGGVRIDGKKIIDPNLEFDTPDDVIGKILQVGKKKFLRVSI, from the coding sequence ATGCTAGATATATTCAATGAATTACCTGATTGGATCTCTAGAGGTTTAGATGATCTTTTTCCTTATAAAAAATCTGAAGATTCAGATCAAAGTTTTATAAAAAGATTAGAACTTGCATCAATAGAAAAAAATCCTTTACGTGTAAAACTTGGAATTGATCCAACAGGAACTAATATTCATATAGGTCATAGTATTCTTTTTAGAAAATTAAGAGCATTCCAAGATGCTGGGCATACTGCAGTACTTATAATTGGAGATTTTACAGCAAGAATTGGAGACCCAACTGGAAAGAGTAAAACTAGAATTCAGCTTTCAAAAGATGTGGTTGAGTCGAATGCTTTGAATTATCTTGAACAATTAGGTCTAGGGAAAGAACCCAAAGATTCATTGTTAGATTTCTCAACTCCTGGTCGTTTAGAAATAAGAAGAAATAGTGAATGGCTTGAAAATCTTAATTTCTCTAAAGTTATAGAACTTTTGTCAAACTCAACTGTGGGTCAAATGCTGGCAAAGGAAGATTTTAGTAATCGATATAAAGCTGGTACTTCTATATCACTTCATGAATTTCTTTATCCACTTCTTCAAGGCTATGATTCGGTTGCAATCAAATCTGACTTAGAACTAGGTGGAACAGATCAAAAATTTAACATAGCGATGGGAAGAGATTTGCAAAGAGCTTATGGACAGAAACCTCAATTTGGAATGTTATTACCTATTTTAGTTGGCTTAGATGGGACACAAAAAATGAGTAAAAGTTTAGACAACATTGTAGGAATAAATGAAGATTCATTATCAATGTATTCAAAATTAGAAAAGGTTCCGGATAATTTGGTGTTTAGTTATTTAAATTTATTAACTAATGAAAACTTAAAAAATTTAAGTTCAAATCCAAGAGAGATGCAAAAATTCATGGCTTTAAAAATAACATCTAATTTTCACGGAATTGAAGCCGCAAAAAAAGCTCAATGTAATGCTGAAAAATTAGTTTTAGGAACTCAAGATTCTCTTGATCAAATACCAGAAGCCTCCATATCTAATGTAAATTTTCCAGCTAAAGCCTTTTATTTATTTAGTAAGCTGGAAATGTGTTCAAGTAGCAGTGAAGCAAGAAGGCAAATTCTTGGTGGAGGAGTAAGGATAGATGGAAAAAAAATTATAGATCCTAATTTAGAGTTTGATACTCCAGATGATGTCATAGGAAAAATATTGCAGGTAGGCAAGAAAAAATTTCTGCGTGTTTCAATCTGA
- a CDS encoding DUF1825 family protein — translation MSFFESEIVQEEAKKLFSDYQNLMQLGSDYGKFDREGKVMFIDSMENLMERYKVFMKRFELSEDFQAKMTVEQLKTQLGQFGITPDQMFDQMNKTLVRMKSELDK, via the coding sequence ATGAGTTTTTTTGAATCTGAAATTGTTCAGGAAGAAGCGAAAAAACTTTTCAGTGATTATCAGAATCTTATGCAATTAGGTTCTGATTATGGCAAATTTGATCGAGAAGGGAAGGTGATGTTTATTGATAGCATGGAAAATTTAATGGAAAGATATAAAGTTTTTATGAAACGATTTGAGCTTTCAGAAGATTTTCAGGCAAAAATGACAGTAGAACAGCTAAAGACTCAGTTGGGGCAATTTGGGATCACTCCCGATCAAATGTTTGATCAGATGAATAAAACGTTGGTTAGAATGAAATCAGAATTGGATAAATGA
- a CDS encoding GIY-YIG nuclease family protein, which translates to MKKFELQYDLFKENDINYSEKNLIKDIFINKEIIKEWQKKIIHHQSPIFKSGYKDINQSSLFEPSSENLIEIFNPMELTPLPLSFWRWPKTMHKGPAVYFVTDKIIDSEENIILYIGETISAEKRWKGNHDCKKYISNYSDTLQKANIKTNLNIRFWLDVPIKTKERRKLEQQLIQAWLPPFNKETREIWATPFTSQIN; encoded by the coding sequence ATGAAAAAGTTCGAACTTCAATATGATTTATTTAAAGAAAATGATATCAATTATTCAGAAAAAAATCTTATTAAAGATATATTTATTAATAAAGAAATAATCAAGGAATGGCAAAAAAAAATTATCCATCATCAGTCTCCTATTTTTAAGTCTGGCTATAAAGATATAAATCAATCTTCATTATTTGAACCTAGTTCAGAAAATTTAATAGAGATTTTCAACCCTATGGAGCTTACTCCTTTACCTTTAAGTTTTTGGAGGTGGCCAAAAACAATGCATAAGGGGCCCGCGGTTTATTTTGTAACGGATAAAATTATTGATTCTGAAGAAAATATTATCTTATATATTGGTGAAACAATTTCTGCAGAAAAAAGGTGGAAAGGTAACCATGACTGTAAAAAATACATTTCAAATTATTCCGACACCCTACAAAAAGCGAATATAAAAACCAATTTAAACATTCGTTTTTGGCTTGATGTTCCGATTAAAACGAAGGAAAGAAGAAAATTAGAACAACAACTTATCCAAGCTTGGCTTCCACCATTTAATAAAGAGACAAGGGAAATATGGGCAACGCCATTTACTTCTCAAATCAATTAG
- a CDS encoding leucyl aminopeptidase yields MHISAVSKEINQWSGSVLITGVLEGEIESQINLFKTIIKDTFLSKRFNDSKFEGKKSQTLSIELIEGKIQKIIFVGLGKAETLRIDDLRKAASIGARKVSPHEKKLGIFFPWNAFNPSSAACAVGEAVKLSSIKDLRFKSESKEPFPIDEVELIGLETKTTKSAIAEINPICEGVKLARELVSAPPNFLTPYQMAKEAKKLATDYDLDLKILDKEECEDQRMGAYLAVAKGSDLQPNFIHLKYSPKAAKSKVVLIGKGLTFDSGGYNLKVGASQIEKMKYDMGGSASVLGTARVIAELKPSNIEVHFIVAACENMINGSALHPGDIITASNGKTIEVNNTDAEGRLTLADALVYACKLKPDAIVDLATLTGACVIALGDEIAGLWTDNDQLSEQLTKAAGKAGEGIWRMPMQDSYKSGIKSSIADLQNTGPRPGGSITAALFLKEFVNSNIPWAHIDIAGTCWTEKDRDINPKGATGYGVRTLVNWIKELSLNMH; encoded by the coding sequence ATGCACATTTCAGCAGTCTCTAAAGAAATTAACCAATGGTCAGGATCAGTTCTTATTACTGGGGTTTTAGAAGGAGAGATCGAAAGTCAAATAAATTTATTTAAGACCATAATAAAAGATACTTTTTTAAGCAAAAGGTTTAATGATTCAAAGTTCGAAGGCAAAAAAAGTCAGACATTATCAATTGAACTCATAGAAGGCAAAATACAAAAAATAATCTTTGTAGGCTTAGGCAAGGCAGAAACTCTTCGAATTGATGATCTACGGAAGGCAGCTTCAATTGGCGCTCGCAAAGTTTCACCTCATGAAAAAAAATTAGGAATATTTTTCCCTTGGAATGCATTTAACCCTTCCTCCGCTGCATGCGCAGTTGGCGAAGCAGTTAAATTGTCATCTATTAAAGATCTTAGATTTAAATCAGAATCAAAGGAACCTTTTCCAATAGATGAAGTTGAATTAATAGGCTTAGAGACCAAAACCACCAAATCAGCTATTGCTGAAATTAATCCAATTTGCGAAGGAGTTAAATTGGCAAGAGAACTTGTCTCAGCTCCACCCAATTTTCTTACCCCATATCAAATGGCAAAAGAGGCCAAAAAATTAGCCACTGATTATGATTTAGATTTAAAAATTCTTGACAAAGAAGAGTGTGAAGATCAAAGAATGGGAGCTTACCTAGCGGTTGCTAAAGGATCAGATCTACAGCCAAATTTTATACACCTAAAATATTCTCCAAAAGCCGCAAAAAGTAAAGTCGTGTTAATAGGGAAAGGCTTAACTTTTGACTCTGGTGGATACAACTTAAAAGTAGGCGCCTCTCAGATTGAAAAAATGAAGTACGACATGGGCGGAAGTGCTTCTGTGCTTGGAACAGCAAGAGTCATCGCAGAATTAAAACCCAGCAACATCGAAGTTCATTTTATTGTTGCTGCTTGCGAAAACATGATTAATGGTTCTGCATTGCATCCTGGAGATATCATCACAGCCTCTAACGGAAAAACAATTGAAGTAAACAATACCGATGCAGAGGGAAGGTTAACCTTGGCTGATGCTTTGGTTTATGCATGCAAACTTAAGCCTGATGCCATAGTAGATCTAGCTACTCTTACTGGAGCTTGTGTGATTGCATTAGGAGATGAAATAGCAGGATTATGGACTGACAATGATCAGCTCTCTGAACAATTAACAAAAGCTGCAGGTAAAGCTGGAGAGGGTATTTGGAGGATGCCTATGCAAGATTCATACAAATCTGGGATTAAATCATCTATCGCAGATTTGCAAAACACAGGTCCTAGACCTGGGGGATCAATTACTGCTGCATTGTTTCTAAAAGAATTTGTGAACTCAAATATCCCATGGGCTCACATTGACATAGCAGGGACATGTTGGACTGAAAAAGATAGAGATATAAATCCCAAGGGTGCAACTGGTTATGGAGTAAGAACGTTGGTTAATTGGATAAAAGAATTGAGTCTAAACATGCATTAA
- the msrA gene encoding peptide-methionine (S)-S-oxide reductase MsrA, with amino-acid sequence MIPMKKTFKKLIVFSMLLQILIVCPYKVFAESEEAIFAGGCFWCLEHDLEKLDGVISVESGYSGGDLINPTYENHSGHQEVVKVSFDANVISYKDLLQQYWFNIDPFDNKGQFCDRGNSYKPVIFTSNQKQKSDAKEIKETISIGLNIPLEQLKVDIIDSKTFWIAEKYHQDYAVKNPLKYNFYRTSCGRDNRLKKVWGEYK; translated from the coding sequence ATGATTCCTATGAAAAAAACCTTCAAGAAACTAATAGTATTTTCTATGCTCCTGCAAATATTGATAGTTTGCCCTTATAAAGTATTTGCAGAATCAGAGGAAGCTATTTTTGCAGGTGGATGTTTTTGGTGCCTAGAACATGATCTAGAGAAACTTGATGGAGTAATTTCGGTGGAAAGTGGATACTCCGGTGGAGATTTAATTAACCCCACATATGAAAATCATAGTGGGCATCAAGAAGTTGTGAAAGTTAGTTTTGATGCCAATGTTATAAGTTATAAGGATTTACTTCAACAGTATTGGTTTAACATAGATCCTTTTGATAATAAGGGACAATTTTGTGATAGAGGAAATTCATATAAGCCCGTTATTTTCACTTCTAATCAAAAACAAAAGAGTGATGCAAAGGAGATTAAAGAAACTATCTCTATTGGATTAAATATACCCTTGGAGCAATTAAAGGTTGATATTATTGACTCAAAAACTTTTTGGATAGCTGAGAAGTATCATCAAGACTATGCAGTTAAAAACCCCCTTAAATATAATTTTTATAGAACCAGTTGTGGTAGAGATAATAGACTAAAAAAAGTCTGGGGCGAATATAAATAA